From Piscinibacter gummiphilus:
GGTCGTGCGTGACCATCACGCAGGTCGCGCCCACGTTGTGGATGATGTTGACGAGCTCGATCTGGGTTTCTTCGCGCAGCTTCTTGTCGAGCGCGCCGAGGGGCTCGTCGAGCAGCAGCAACTGCGGCTTCTTGGCGAGGCTGCGGGCGAGCGCCACCCGCTGCTGCTGGCCGCCCGAGAGCTGGTGCGGCTTGCGCTTCGCGTACTTGCCGAGCTGTACGAGCTTGAGCATGTCTTCGACCTGCGCGGCGATCTGGTCTTTCGGCAAACCGTCGCGCTTCAGGCCGAAGGCGATGTTGTCCCACACGGTGAGGTGCGGGAAGAGCGCATAGCTCTGGAACATCATGTTCAAGGGCCGCTCGTAGGGCGCGAGGCCGGCGAGGTCTTGGCCGTTGAGCACGATCCTGCCGGTGGTCGGCGTCTCGAAGCCCGCGAGCATGCGCAAGAGCGTGGTCTTGCCACAGCCCGAGGAGCCAAGCAGCGCGAAGATCTCGCCTTTTTCGATGTCGAGGCTGACGTCGTTGACGGCCTTGACGCCGTCAAAGTCCTTCACCACCTGCTCGATCTGCAGGAAAGCCATGCGGGCCTCCGAAGGAATCAGAGGCCGGTCTTGAACGAGGTGTAGGTGCGCGTCATCAGGCGCCGCAGATCGTTGGCGATCGCGTCGGGCGCCGACATCTTCTTCATCTCGGACTCGGGCGGGAACACCGTCGGGTTGTTGGCCACCTCGGGCTTGATGAACTTCTTCGATTCCTTGTTGGGGTTGGCGTAGAACACCTTGTTGGTGAGCGACGCATGCACCTCGGGCTTCAAGATGTAGTTGATGAACTTGTGCGCGTTGCCGGGGTGGGCCGCGTCGTTCGGGATCACCATCACGTCGAAGAAGAGCAGGCCGCCGGTCTTGGGCAACAGGGCTTCGACCTTCTGGCCGGTCTTGCCGTCGATGGCGCGCTGGCGGGCGATGTTGATGTCGCCCGACCACCCGAGCGCCAGGCAGATCGAGCCACTGGCCATGTCGTTGATGTAGCCCGACGAGCTGAAGAGCGTCACGTAGGGGCGGATGGTCTTGAGCAGGTTGGCGGCGGCCTGATAGTCGGCGGTGTTCTTGCTATAGGCGGGCTTGCCCAGGTAGTAGAGCGCGGCGGGCACCACTTCGGTGGGCGAGTCGAGGAATGACACGCCGCAGCTCTTGAGCTTGCTGATGTAC
This genomic window contains:
- a CDS encoding polyamine ABC transporter substrate-binding protein, producing the protein MAATALIWGTAANAQEEEKILNIYNWSDYIAEDTLRNFEKETGIKVRYDNFDNNEIVHAKLVAGKTGYDIVVPSSHWAKLQIDGGLLRKIDRSLIPNYKNLDADVQAQLAKLDPGNQYMVNWLWGYTTVGINVDKVKAALGSTPMPDNAWDLVFKPEYISKLKSCGVSFLDSPTEVVPAALYYLGKPAYSKNTADYQAAANLLKTIRPYVTLFSSSGYINDMASGSICLALGWSGDINIARQRAIDGKTGQKVEALLPKTGGLLFFDVMVIPNDAAHPGNAHKFINYILKPEVHASLTNKVFYANPNKESKKFIKPEVANNPTVFPPESEMKKMSAPDAIANDLRRLMTRTYTSFKTGL
- a CDS encoding ABC transporter ATP-binding protein; translated protein: MAFLQIEQVVKDFDGVKAVNDVSLDIEKGEIFALLGSSGCGKTTLLRMLAGFETPTTGRIVLNGQDLAGLAPYERPLNMMFQSYALFPHLTVWDNIAFGLKRDGLPKDQIAAQVEDMLKLVQLGKYAKRKPHQLSGGQQQRVALARSLAKKPQLLLLDEPLGALDKKLREETQIELVNIIHNVGATCVMVTHDQEEAMTMATRIGVMSEGRLLQVGAPEEVYETPATRFVADFIGNVNLMDGTLTVDEPDHVVITCEGCTHYVGHGITGTVGMPVTVALRPEKIRLDATPPAGPHGPHNQLQGTVKDMSYFGSFTVYHLLLANGKQLKVSESNTERHCDLPIARGDSVWAHWSPTAQVVLTA